The following are from one region of the bacterium genome:
- the kdsA gene encoding 3-deoxy-8-phosphooctulonate synthase, which translates to MACAEPITIGGRRVGRGQPLYVIAGPCVLEDPDEMLATAASVAATCREAGVGYCFKSSYRKDNRTSSTSFRGPGLDEGLDLLGRIGREVGVPVLTDIHHPEEAAAVAEVCEILQIPAFLCRQTSLLEAAGATGAVVNVKKGQFLAAADMAHAAGKLRHAGCERVLFTERGSFFGYRDLVVDFRSTKIMRDLGVPVVFDATHAVQSPGSTGQTTGGAPEFIPLLARCGLAAGADAVFLEVHPEPARARSDAGSQLPLDAFAPLLAELVRHRDLYLEGDHDRP; encoded by the coding sequence ATGGCCTGCGCTGAACCCATCACCATCGGCGGTCGCCGCGTCGGACGCGGCCAGCCTCTCTACGTCATCGCCGGTCCCTGCGTCCTGGAAGACCCGGACGAGATGCTCGCCACCGCCGCGAGCGTGGCGGCCACGTGCCGGGAGGCGGGCGTCGGCTACTGCTTCAAGAGCAGCTACCGCAAGGACAACCGCACCAGTTCGACCTCCTTCCGCGGGCCGGGCCTCGACGAGGGCCTCGACCTGCTCGGGCGCATCGGCCGCGAGGTGGGGGTGCCCGTGCTGACGGACATCCACCATCCGGAGGAGGCGGCCGCCGTGGCCGAGGTGTGCGAGATCCTGCAGATCCCGGCCTTCCTCTGCCGGCAGACGAGCCTGCTCGAGGCCGCCGGAGCCACCGGTGCGGTGGTCAACGTGAAGAAGGGCCAGTTCCTCGCCGCCGCCGACATGGCCCACGCCGCGGGCAAGCTGCGCCACGCCGGCTGCGAGCGCGTCCTGTTCACCGAGCGGGGCTCGTTCTTCGGCTACCGCGACCTGGTCGTCGACTTCCGGTCGACGAAGATCATGCGCGACCTCGGCGTGCCCGTGGTCTTCGACGCCACCCACGCCGTGCAGTCGCCGGGCAGCACCGGCCAGACCACGGGCGGCGCGCCGGAGTTCATCCCGCTGCTGGCCCGCTGCGGCCTGGCGGCCGGGGCCGACGCCGTCTTCCTCGAGGTGCATCCGGAACCCGCCCGGGCGCGCAGCGACGCGGGCAGCCAGTTGCCCCTGGACGCCTTCGCGCCCCTGCTGGCCGAGCTGGTGCGGCACCGCGACCTCTACCTGGAGGGTGACCATGACCGCCCGTGA
- a CDS encoding HAD hydrolase-like protein, whose protein sequence is MTAREPAGHWPPHNDSDYRQEAVIRLGEDLADRFARVRLLVFDADGVLTPGSLVYGPDGEALKEFHAHDGLGLVLARLGGLKLAVITGRDSAIVRRRCTELRFDAIMLGRFDKMEALAEVLDATGCEAEEALYMGDDVIDLPAMFHVGVPTAVPGAPSEVREHCAWVATAPGGGGAVREVIELVLKSAGLMGQALERLMIREHQPTRSELGSDVRPAGQGDPS, encoded by the coding sequence ATGACCGCCCGTGAACCCGCCGGCCACTGGCCGCCCCACAACGATTCCGACTACCGCCAGGAGGCCGTCATCCGCCTGGGCGAGGATCTGGCCGACCGCTTCGCGCGCGTCAGGCTGCTGGTCTTCGACGCCGACGGCGTGCTCACGCCGGGCAGCCTGGTCTACGGCCCGGACGGCGAGGCCCTCAAGGAGTTCCACGCCCACGACGGGCTGGGGCTGGTGCTGGCCCGGCTCGGCGGTCTGAAGCTGGCCGTGATCACGGGCCGCGACAGCGCCATCGTGCGGCGCCGCTGCACCGAACTGCGCTTCGACGCGATCATGCTCGGCCGGTTCGACAAGATGGAGGCCCTGGCCGAGGTGCTCGACGCCACCGGCTGCGAGGCCGAGGAGGCCCTCTACATGGGCGACGACGTCATCGACCTGCCGGCCATGTTCCACGTCGGCGTGCCCACGGCGGTGCCCGGCGCGCCCAGCGAGGTGCGCGAGCACTGCGCCTGGGTCGCCACCGCGCCCGGGGGCGGGGGCGCCGTGCGCGAGGTGATCGAACTCGTGCTCAAGAGCGCCGGCCTCATGGGCCAGGCCCTCGAGCGGCTCATGATCCGCGAGCACCAGCCGACCCGGTCCGAGCTGGGCTCGGACGTGCGTCCGGCCGGCCAGGGGGACCCCTCGTGA